In the genome of Polaribacter sp. MED152, one region contains:
- a CDS encoding carboxypeptidase-like regulatory domain-containing protein, with protein sequence MKKLLLIAIFMVSWATSAQIKFSGVVKDSIGEPLEMANVIALDTVAKRIASYGFTDSKGVFKLDLAKNTVYNIKISYVGFKEISQNLKTGTTDMSKNYTLYEDNMLEGINIVAKMPVTVKGDTIIYNADSFKNGSERKLKDVLEKLPGVEINDAGQIEVEGKAVEKIMVDGKEFFSGDTKLATENIPSNAVDKIQVLRNYSNVSQLSGVQNNQDRVAINIKLKEGKKNFWFGDISAGGGQSQDETLYLFQPKLFYYTPKYTINIIGDVNNLGDVVISRRDARSFGGSFQSQSPSNGTNISLGDAGISFLNAGARNANRIETKLTALNFSYSPNPKLDLSGFLIWSGNSNGQRNISDIDYVDPTIPDEFRDTQTNQTSNTGLFRFSTVYKKDFNNQLNYNISGRFSNEFSNEAVDSRVLSDISQYEKATPYTINQDFSYFYTASEKSIFALEVKHLLQDEDPFYIASLENDPNNNDDVDNDGFDDAAETLGLDRSNAFYTLEQDRRVKSNQLDAKLDYYYILNQKSNLNFVAGTILSKQNFDSRFFQILDNGAELDPNPTIPGIVDPQTTNDTEYNFTDIYAGLRYRLRTGIFTVTPGFTLHSYNSNNTQYGLETFEDKFFKLLPEFEAIAQFKQSESLRFSYRQQVNFTDVNQIARGIVANSYDSFFSGNAELLNASFHNVSLNYSSFNLFNNSNVFSRINYTKTMNQVNRNTIFEPGSVVSSSNSINSPLDNESFTGLLFAGKTFGKIQTRLGGTYNYSKSYQFINNLDNTNINNNYSFSARVGTNFRKAPNVTIRYNIGFNNQENSARPDIIKTVRHTPSIDFDAYIWKSVTLTSDFSYTDQRQDGVSTNSFSLWNAKLAYRKDSDAKWEYEIVGNNLLATGSEASVSQSVFAFTLNERFILPRFVSFRVRYQL encoded by the coding sequence ATGAAAAAACTACTACTTATCGCCATTTTTATGGTGTCTTGGGCTACTAGTGCCCAAATTAAATTCTCTGGAGTTGTAAAAGATTCTATTGGAGAGCCATTAGAAATGGCAAACGTTATTGCTTTAGATACTGTAGCTAAAAGAATTGCATCTTATGGTTTTACAGACTCGAAAGGTGTTTTTAAACTAGACTTAGCTAAAAACACGGTTTACAATATTAAAATTAGTTATGTTGGTTTTAAAGAAATTAGCCAGAACTTAAAAACAGGAACTACTGACATGTCTAAAAATTACACATTGTATGAAGACAATATGTTAGAGGGTATAAATATTGTAGCAAAAATGCCGGTTACTGTTAAAGGTGATACCATTATTTACAATGCAGATTCCTTTAAAAATGGTTCAGAAAGAAAACTTAAAGATGTATTAGAAAAACTACCAGGTGTAGAAATTAATGATGCAGGGCAAATAGAAGTAGAAGGTAAAGCCGTAGAAAAAATTATGGTTGATGGTAAAGAGTTTTTTAGTGGAGACACTAAATTAGCTACAGAAAATATCCCTTCTAATGCAGTTGATAAAATTCAGGTTTTAAGAAATTACTCGAATGTAAGCCAGTTAAGTGGTGTACAAAATAACCAAGACAGAGTTGCCATAAATATAAAACTAAAGGAAGGTAAAAAGAACTTTTGGTTTGGAGATATTTCAGCTGGTGGAGGTCAATCTCAAGATGAAACTTTATACTTATTTCAGCCTAAATTATTTTACTATACCCCAAAATATACCATTAATATTATTGGTGATGTAAATAATCTTGGTGATGTTGTCATAAGTAGACGAGATGCTAGAAGTTTTGGAGGTAGTTTCCAAAGTCAGAGTCCTTCTAATGGTACAAATATTAGTTTAGGAGATGCAGGTATTAGCTTTTTAAATGCTGGTGCAAGAAATGCAAATAGAATTGAAACAAAGTTAACCGCTTTAAATTTTAGTTATTCTCCAAATCCTAAATTAGATTTAAGCGGATTTTTAATTTGGTCTGGAAATAGCAATGGACAAAGAAATATTTCTGATATCGATTATGTAGATCCTACAATTCCAGATGAATTTAGAGATACCCAAACAAATCAAACAAGTAACACTGGTTTGTTTAGGTTTAGTACAGTATATAAGAAAGATTTTAATAATCAATTGAATTATAACATTTCTGGGCGTTTTTCAAACGAGTTTAGTAATGAAGCTGTAGATTCTAGAGTTTTGAGTGATATATCTCAATATGAGAAAGCAACACCATACACCATAAATCAAGATTTTAGTTATTTCTATACAGCAAGTGAGAAAAGTATTTTTGCTTTAGAAGTAAAACACTTATTGCAAGATGAAGATCCGTTTTATATAGCTTCATTAGAAAATGATCCTAACAATAATGATGATGTCGATAATGATGGTTTTGATGATGCTGCAGAAACTCTAGGTTTAGATAGGTCTAATGCGTTCTATACTTTAGAGCAAGATAGAAGAGTAAAATCGAATCAACTAGATGCAAAATTAGATTATTACTATATTTTAAATCAGAAAAGTAATTTAAACTTTGTGGCTGGTACTATCTTAAGTAAGCAAAATTTTGATTCTCGATTTTTTCAAATTTTAGATAATGGTGCAGAGTTAGATCCTAATCCAACTATTCCAGGTATTGTAGATCCACAAACTACAAATGATACTGAGTATAATTTTACTGATATTTATGCAGGATTAAGATATAGATTAAGAACGGGAATCTTTACAGTTACTCCTGGTTTTACATTGCACTCTTACAATTCTAATAACACACAGTATGGTTTAGAAACATTTGAAGATAAATTCTTTAAACTATTACCAGAATTTGAAGCAATTGCGCAGTTTAAACAAAGTGAAAGCCTAAGATTTAGTTATAGACAACAGGTTAATTTTACAGATGTGAATCAAATAGCAAGAGGTATTGTTGCCAATAGTTATGATTCTTTCTTTTCTGGAAATGCAGAATTGTTAAATGCTAGTTTTCATAATGTGAGTTTAAATTATAGCAGTTTTAACTTATTCAATAATAGTAATGTTTTTTCTAGAATTAACTATACTAAAACGATGAATCAAGTGAACAGAAATACAATTTTTGAACCAGGTTCAGTAGTTTCTAGTAGTAATTCTATTAACTCGCCATTAGATAATGAAAGTTTTACAGGCCTTTTATTTGCTGGGAAAACATTTGGTAAAATTCAAACACGTTTAGGAGGTACCTATAACTACAGCAAGAGTTACCAGTTTATAAATAATTTAGACAACACAAATATTAACAATAATTACAGTTTTAGTGCTAGAGTAGGTACTAATTTTAGAAAGGCACCAAACGTAACTATACGTTATAATATTGGGTTCAATAATCAAGAAAACAGTGCAAGACCAGATATCATTAAAACAGTAAGACATACCCCATCTATAGATTTTGATGCATATATCTGGAAATCTGTTACGTTAACTTCAGACTTTTCTTACACAGACCAAAGACAAGATGGTGTTTCTACGAACTCATTTAGCTTATGGAATGCTAAATTGGCGTACAGAAAAGATAGTGATGCAAAATGGGAGTATGAAATTGTTGGGAACAACCTTTTAGCAACTGGTTCAGAAGCGTCAGTAAGCCAAAGTGTATTTGCATTTACGTTAAATGAACGTTTTATCTTACCAAGATTTGTAAGTTTTAGAGTGCGTTATCAATTATAA
- the gldA gene encoding gliding motility-associated ABC transporter ATP-binding subunit GldA yields the protein MSIQITSVSKLYKDQKALNDISFSAKKGEIIGFLGPNGAGKSTMMKILTGFIKPNSGTVLVDEIDVLEKPIESQKNIGYLPEHNPLYAEMYVREYLQFRAQIYKVDKSQVEICIEKVGLTAEAHKKINQLSKGYQQRVGIAAAILHNPSVLILDEPTTGLDPNQLVEIRALIKELGKEKTVLLSTHIMQEVEAVCDKVVIIKKGEILLEEDLKNLNQKKQQIIEVTFSAKLDEQLFSQLTHLNSTKKVNDTTWQLSFSSEEDMRPKVFDFAKQHDLQILELSSKNKNLETLFREVTA from the coding sequence ATGTCTATACAAATAACATCGGTTTCTAAGCTTTATAAAGATCAAAAAGCGTTAAATGATATTTCTTTTTCAGCGAAAAAGGGTGAAATCATTGGGTTTTTAGGTCCTAATGGAGCTGGAAAATCAACCATGATGAAAATCTTAACAGGATTTATTAAACCAAATTCTGGTACTGTTTTGGTTGATGAAATTGATGTGTTAGAAAAGCCTATAGAAAGTCAGAAAAATATAGGTTACTTGCCAGAACATAATCCTTTATATGCGGAAATGTATGTAAGAGAATATTTACAATTTAGAGCACAAATTTATAAAGTTGATAAAAGCCAAGTTGAGATTTGCATAGAAAAGGTAGGTTTAACAGCAGAGGCCCACAAAAAAATAAATCAACTTTCTAAAGGATATCAACAAAGGGTGGGCATTGCAGCTGCTATTTTGCATAATCCCTCAGTATTAATTTTAGATGAACCAACTACTGGTTTAGATCCAAATCAATTGGTAGAAATTCGAGCATTAATCAAAGAATTGGGTAAAGAAAAAACAGTTCTATTATCTACACATATTATGCAAGAAGTAGAAGCGGTTTGCGATAAAGTGGTTATCATTAAGAAGGGTGAAATATTGCTGGAAGAAGATTTAAAAAATTTAAATCAAAAAAAGCAACAAATCATAGAAGTTACATTTAGCGCCAAACTAGATGAACAATTGTTTAGCCAATTAACTCATTTAAATTCTACAAAAAAGGTAAACGATACAACTTGGCAATTATCTTTTTCATCGGAAGAAGATATGCGACCTAAAGTGTTCGATTTTGCTAAACAACACGATTTGCAAATACTAGAATTGAGTTCCAAAAACAAAAACTTAGAAACACTTTTTAGAGAAGTTACAGCTTAA
- the dnaE gene encoding DNA polymerase III subunit alpha, whose translation MYLIFDTETTGLPKSWNAPITDTDNWPRCIQIAWQLHDEMGRVIEHNDFLIQPEGFNIPYDAERIHGISTELAQQEGITLEEGLALFNEVLQKTKFVVGQNVEFDLNIMGCEFHRLATETNLNQLPVLDTCTEKTALLCQIPGGRGGKFKLPTLTELHKHLFGIDFAEAHNATADVEATTRCFLELIRIREFTKEELDVDQEYFKNFSEENPKPIQLIGLKHINLKKESDKIRKRLEKLKDTEETRSTSEGLAELKDVQFAHLHNHTQFSVLQSTMQIGNIVKAAAKDNMPAVAMTDTANMMASFHFVSAVLNHNKTAETPMKPIIGCEFNICEDHKNKSQKDNGYQVVLLAKNKNGYHNLAKMSSIAFVDGFYYVPRIDKEIIKKYKDDIIVLTGNLYGEVPSKILNLGEKQAEEALLWWKEQFQDDFYIELMRHNQQDENIVNETLLKFSKKHDIKIVATNNTFYLEKKDANAHDILLCVKDGEKQATPKGKGRGYRYGLPNEEYYFKSSDEMKTLFADLPEAIINIQEIVDKIEIFTLARDVLLPAFDIPDEFKDARDNEDGGKRGENNFLKHLTFEGAKIRYGEITPEIKERLDFELEVIEKTGYPGYFLIVEDFIREARKMDVAVGPGRGSAAGSVVAYCLWITNIDPIKYDLLFERFLNPERVSMPDIDIDFDDEGRGRVMDYVIDKYGANQVAQIITYGTMAAKSSIRDTARVLDLPLFEADRIAKLIPGIKLKNIFGDDPKSKGKVDGLRAEEKQLVEELRTMSSGSDLVSETINKATILEGSVRNTGIHACGVIITPGDITNYVPVALAKDSDMYVTQFDNSVVESAGLLKMDFLGLKTLTLIKDTVKIVKAKHGVELDPENFPLDDEKTYELFQRGETVGIFQYESPGMQKHMRSLKPTVFADLIAMNALYRPGPMEYIPSFINRKHGTEDIEYDLPAMEEYLAETYGITVYQEQVMLLSQKLADFTKGEADVLRKAMGKKQIAVLDKMKPKFIEQAGKNGHDEEKLEKIWKDWEAFASYAFNKSHSTCYAWIAYQTAYLKAHYPAEYMASVLSNNMKDIKAVSFFMEECKRMGLEVLGPDINESYLKFSVNQEGAVRFGMAAVKGVGAAAVRAIIAERKENGNYSSIFDLAKRVDLRAANKKSFDSLIKAGAFDSFSDTHRAQYFATDEKGITFLERAMKFGSKYQENENSAQVSMFGETSTVQFPEPDIPECETWGTMELLSQEKEVIGIYISAHPLDDFKNEMIFCNASLKYFKGDLNKYVGMNLSFAGIITEVQHRVSKAGKGWASFFIEDYGDSNEFRVFGEDYLKFKHFLVPNSFLFVRATIQAGWTNKDGVQGEPRIKFTEFKLLHDIMDTLCKKITIKMSVDELSEERILNLESILRNVNGTQSLNFTIWDAKEKIELSLPSRNTKIKISSELLATLDKQQINYKLN comes from the coding sequence ATCTTAATCAATTACCAGTTTTAGATACTTGTACAGAAAAAACAGCCCTTTTATGTCAAATTCCTGGTGGTAGAGGAGGTAAATTTAAGTTACCCACACTTACAGAATTACACAAGCATTTATTTGGAATCGATTTTGCTGAAGCTCACAATGCAACAGCAGATGTTGAAGCTACAACTCGCTGTTTCTTAGAACTAATTCGAATTAGAGAGTTTACCAAAGAAGAGCTAGATGTAGATCAAGAATATTTTAAAAACTTTTCAGAAGAAAATCCTAAACCAATTCAATTAATTGGTTTAAAACACATCAACCTAAAAAAAGAGAGTGATAAAATACGTAAGCGTTTAGAAAAGCTAAAAGATACTGAAGAAACCAGATCTACTTCAGAAGGTTTAGCAGAATTAAAAGACGTTCAATTTGCGCATTTACACAATCATACTCAGTTTTCTGTACTACAATCTACCATGCAAATTGGTAACATTGTAAAAGCAGCAGCTAAAGACAATATGCCTGCAGTTGCAATGACAGACACTGCAAACATGATGGCTTCCTTCCATTTTGTGAGTGCAGTATTAAACCATAACAAAACTGCAGAAACACCAATGAAACCAATCATTGGTTGTGAGTTCAATATTTGTGAAGATCATAAAAATAAATCTCAAAAAGACAATGGTTATCAAGTTGTATTACTAGCCAAAAACAAAAATGGTTATCACAATTTAGCAAAAATGTCTTCGATTGCTTTTGTTGATGGATTTTACTACGTACCAAGAATTGACAAAGAAATCATTAAAAAATACAAAGATGATATCATTGTTTTAACTGGTAATTTATATGGAGAAGTACCAAGTAAGATTTTAAATCTTGGAGAAAAACAAGCTGAAGAAGCCTTACTTTGGTGGAAAGAGCAATTTCAAGACGATTTCTACATTGAGTTGATGCGTCATAATCAACAAGATGAAAATATAGTAAACGAAACTTTATTAAAATTCTCTAAAAAACATGATATTAAAATTGTTGCTACGAACAATACTTTCTATTTAGAGAAAAAAGATGCAAATGCACACGATATTTTACTGTGTGTAAAAGATGGCGAAAAGCAAGCTACACCTAAAGGAAAAGGTAGAGGCTATAGATATGGTTTACCTAATGAAGAATACTATTTCAAGTCTTCAGATGAAATGAAAACGCTTTTTGCAGACTTGCCAGAGGCTATTATCAATATTCAAGAAATTGTAGATAAAATTGAAATATTTACTTTAGCAAGAGATGTACTGTTACCTGCTTTTGATATTCCTGATGAATTTAAAGACGCAAGAGATAATGAAGATGGAGGTAAACGTGGTGAAAACAACTTTTTGAAACACCTAACTTTTGAAGGTGCTAAAATACGTTATGGAGAAATAACGCCCGAAATTAAAGAACGTTTAGATTTTGAATTAGAAGTAATCGAAAAAACAGGTTATCCTGGTTACTTTTTAATTGTAGAAGATTTTATTCGCGAAGCCAGAAAAATGGATGTTGCAGTGGGTCCAGGTCGTGGTTCTGCAGCTGGTTCAGTAGTCGCTTATTGTCTTTGGATAACCAATATTGATCCTATTAAATACGATTTACTTTTTGAGCGTTTCTTAAATCCTGAACGTGTTTCTATGCCAGATATCGATATCGATTTTGATGATGAAGGTCGAGGTCGAGTTATGGATTATGTAATTGATAAATATGGTGCCAACCAAGTAGCACAAATTATAACTTATGGAACAATGGCTGCAAAATCTTCGATTAGAGATACAGCCAGAGTTTTAGATTTACCACTTTTTGAAGCGGATAGAATTGCCAAATTAATTCCTGGAATAAAGCTTAAAAATATTTTTGGTGATGACCCTAAAAGTAAAGGTAAAGTAGATGGTTTACGTGCAGAAGAAAAACAATTAGTAGAAGAGTTAAGAACCATGTCTTCTGGTTCTGATTTAGTTTCAGAAACGATAAATAAAGCTACAATTTTAGAGGGTTCCGTAAGAAATACAGGTATTCATGCTTGTGGTGTAATCATTACACCTGGTGATATTACAAATTACGTTCCTGTTGCTTTGGCTAAGGATTCAGATATGTATGTAACCCAATTTGACAACTCTGTAGTAGAATCTGCAGGTTTGTTGAAAATGGACTTCTTAGGGTTAAAGACACTGACATTAATTAAAGACACCGTAAAAATTGTAAAAGCAAAACATGGTGTAGAATTAGATCCTGAGAACTTTCCTTTAGATGATGAAAAAACATACGAGTTATTCCAAAGAGGAGAAACAGTAGGTATTTTTCAGTATGAATCTCCAGGAATGCAAAAACACATGCGCTCACTAAAGCCAACAGTTTTCGCAGATTTAATTGCAATGAATGCATTGTACAGACCTGGACCAATGGAATACATTCCGAGTTTTATCAACAGAAAACACGGAACAGAAGATATTGAGTACGATTTACCAGCAATGGAAGAATACTTGGCAGAGACCTATGGAATTACAGTTTACCAAGAGCAAGTAATGTTACTCTCGCAAAAACTGGCAGATTTTACCAAAGGTGAAGCCGATGTTTTACGTAAAGCCATGGGTAAAAAGCAAATTGCTGTACTTGATAAAATGAAACCTAAGTTTATTGAGCAAGCAGGTAAAAATGGTCATGATGAAGAAAAGCTAGAAAAAATCTGGAAAGATTGGGAAGCCTTTGCAAGTTATGCCTTCAATAAATCTCACTCTACTTGTTATGCTTGGATTGCTTATCAAACTGCATATTTAAAAGCACATTATCCTGCAGAATATATGGCTTCTGTACTTTCTAACAACATGAAAGATATTAAGGCTGTTTCCTTCTTTATGGAAGAATGTAAACGTATGGGGCTAGAGGTTCTAGGACCAGATATTAATGAATCTTATTTAAAATTTTCTGTAAATCAAGAAGGTGCTGTTCGTTTTGGAATGGCTGCAGTTAAAGGTGTTGGGGCTGCAGCTGTAAGAGCAATAATTGCAGAGCGCAAAGAAAACGGAAATTATTCCTCTATTTTTGATTTAGCAAAACGTGTAGATTTAAGAGCTGCCAATAAAAAATCTTTTGACAGTTTAATAAAAGCAGGTGCTTTTGATTCTTTTTCAGACACACATAGAGCTCAATATTTTGCTACCGATGAAAAAGGAATTACCTTTTTAGAAAGAGCAATGAAATTTGGTAGTAAGTACCAAGAAAATGAAAATTCAGCTCAAGTTTCTATGTTTGGTGAAACCTCTACTGTCCAATTTCCTGAACCAGATATTCCTGAGTGTGAAACTTGGGGAACCATGGAACTTTTATCACAAGAGAAAGAAGTAATCGGAATTTACATTTCTGCACATCCTTTAGATGATTTTAAAAATGAAATGATTTTCTGTAACGCCTCTCTAAAATACTTTAAAGGAGATTTGAACAAATACGTTGGTATGAACTTATCTTTTGCAGGTATTATAACAGAAGTACAACACAGAGTATCTAAAGCAGGTAAAGGTTGGGCCTCTTTCTTTATTGAAGATTATGGTGATAGTAATGAATTTCGTGTTTTTGGAGAAGATTACTTAAAGTTTAAGCATTTTCTAGTTCCTAATTCTTTTTTATTTGTGCGTGCAACAATTCAAGCTGGTTGGACCAACAAAGATGGCGTACAAGGTGAACCAAGAATTAAGTTTACAGAGTTTAAATTGCTTCATGATATTATGGATACTTTGTGTAAAAAGATTACCATTAAAATGTCTGTAGATGAACTTAGTGAAGAACGCATTTTAAATTTGGAAAGTATTTTAAGAAATGTGAATGGTACACAAAGTTTAAATTTTACAATCTGGGACGCTAAAGAAAAGATTGAATTGAGTTTACCAAGCAGAAATACTAAAATTAAAATTTCTTCTGAACTTTTGGCAACTTTAGATAAGCAGCAAATTAATTATAAGCTTAATTAA